A genomic segment from Drosophila willistoni isolate 14030-0811.24 chromosome 2L unlocalized genomic scaffold, UCI_dwil_1.1 Seg72.1, whole genome shotgun sequence encodes:
- the LOC6646207 gene encoding S-phase kinase-associated protein 1-like: MPNIKLQSSDGEIFDTDIQIVKCFGTIKTMLENCGMANVNSTILRKILTWAHYHKDDPQPTEDDKSKEKRSDDIIPWDADFLKVDQGTLFDLISAANYLAIEGLLELTSKTVANMIKGKTPEEIRQIFNIKKDFTAAEEEQVREKTKCEECGKK, from the coding sequence atGCCTAACATTAAGTTGCAATCGTCGGATGGGGAAATCTTTGATACCGACATTCAAATCGTGAAATGCTTCGGGACCATTAAGACCATGTTGGAGAACTGTGGGATGGCTAATGTGAATTCAACCATTTTGCGCAAGATTCTCACCTGGGCCCATTATCACAAGGATGATCCCCAGCCCACTGAGGATGATAAGAGCAAGGAGAAGCGTTCTGATGATATCATTCCCTGGGATGCTGACTTTCTTAAAGTGGACCAGGGCACTCTGTTCGACTTAATATCGGCTGCCAACTATTTAGCCATCGAGGGCCTTCTGGAGTTGACCAGCAAGACGGTGGCTAACATGATCAAGGGCAAAACTCCAGAGGAAATACGccaaatatttaacattaaGAAGGACTTTACTGCCGCCGAGGAGGAGCAAGTGCGCGAGAAGACGAAATGTGAGGAGTGTGGGAAGAAGTAG